In the Ruminococcus sp. OA3 genome, one interval contains:
- a CDS encoding electron transfer flavoprotein subunit beta/FixA family protein translates to MKIIVCIKQVPATSQVEIDPENGTLKRLGSQTKTNPYDLFALETALRLKEQTGGTVTAVTMGPPQAEQMMKDAYSMGADDAVILSDKKFAGSDVLATSYTLAQGIHAIGDYDLIICGKQTTDGDTSQIGPAVAEHLGIPHTAWVSEICSVSGKSIAVRQDLFSVTQVSSMDYPCLITVDKDIFVPRLPSYRLKKATADRPVRYLSFDDMPDRDLTRYGLVGSPTTVERIFAPPKAEKQVYITGSTAQKSGQLFDLLRKKKFLP, encoded by the coding sequence ATGAAAATAATTGTATGTATCAAACAGGTGCCCGCCACCAGCCAGGTAGAGATCGATCCTGAAAACGGTACTCTGAAAAGGCTTGGTTCGCAGACCAAGACGAACCCTTATGATCTGTTTGCTCTGGAGACTGCACTCCGTCTGAAAGAACAGACAGGCGGAACCGTGACCGCCGTGACCATGGGACCCCCTCAGGCGGAGCAGATGATGAAAGATGCCTATTCCATGGGCGCTGACGACGCCGTTATCCTGTCAGACAAGAAGTTTGCGGGTTCTGACGTACTCGCCACTTCCTATACCCTGGCTCAGGGAATCCACGCAATCGGAGATTATGACCTGATCATCTGCGGTAAGCAGACGACAGACGGAGACACCTCTCAGATCGGGCCCGCAGTCGCGGAGCATCTTGGAATCCCGCACACAGCCTGGGTCAGTGAAATCTGCTCTGTTTCCGGAAAGTCCATTGCAGTCCGTCAGGACCTGTTCAGCGTTACACAAGTCTCTTCCATGGATTATCCATGTCTGATCACCGTGGATAAAGATATTTTCGTGCCCCGCCTTCCATCCTATCGTCTGAAAAAAGCCACCGCAGATCGTCCGGTCCGGTACCTTTCCTTCGATGATATGCCCGACAGGGATTTGACACGTTATGGCCTTGTAGGCTCTCCTACAACTGTAGAACGGATATTTGCACCTCCAAAGGCGGAAAAACAGGTTTATATTACCGGGAGCACCGCACAGAAATCCGGACAGCTGTTTGATTTATTGAGAAAGAAAAAATTTTTGCCCTAG
- a CDS encoding electron transfer flavoprotein subunit alpha, protein MDFLNFNAARCDLCEECIRNCPFQALTMESSGIQVGESCRMCGVCIKCCPQQAIRFEQKAGTVDKKEWRDILIYAEQEEHDIHPVAYELIGEARKLAGQVGYHVNCILLGGPGTAENAKKLISCGVHNIYVYEHEGLSSFKTDCYTDAFADCIASTKPSVVLIGATALGRSLAPRLSTRFHTGLTADCTQLEMRDNSDLVQIRPAFGGNIMAQILISQSRPQFATVRYKVMDRAEKTPHPTGNIIHCEVTDDMVRSRIDVTERSTIRRTKSIEEEEVLIVAGRGVKNEKDLGMLRELACLLGGQLCFTRPMVEAGYGDSAHQIGLSGRTVKPKLMITCGVSGAIQFTSCMNGSECIIAINNDPEALIFSVASYCIVDDLYEVIPSLIAQIRAGKEF, encoded by the coding sequence ATGGATTTTTTAAATTTTAATGCCGCGCGATGCGACCTGTGCGAGGAATGCATCAGGAACTGTCCCTTCCAGGCGCTCACCATGGAGTCCTCCGGCATTCAGGTGGGTGAGTCCTGCAGAATGTGCGGTGTCTGCATCAAATGCTGTCCGCAGCAGGCAATCCGTTTTGAGCAGAAAGCCGGTACCGTGGATAAAAAGGAATGGCGGGATATTTTAATCTACGCTGAACAGGAGGAACACGACATTCACCCTGTCGCCTATGAGCTGATCGGAGAAGCGAGAAAGCTTGCCGGACAAGTTGGCTACCATGTGAACTGTATCCTGCTGGGAGGCCCGGGTACCGCAGAAAATGCAAAAAAGCTAATATCCTGCGGTGTACATAACATCTACGTATACGAACACGAAGGGCTATCCTCATTCAAGACAGACTGCTATACGGATGCATTTGCGGACTGTATCGCATCCACTAAGCCATCCGTCGTGCTGATTGGGGCCACAGCACTCGGACGCTCCCTGGCGCCGCGTCTTTCCACGCGGTTCCACACCGGACTGACTGCGGACTGTACGCAGCTTGAGATGCGGGACAATTCCGACCTGGTTCAGATCCGCCCCGCATTCGGCGGAAATATCATGGCTCAGATCCTGATCAGCCAGTCCCGTCCGCAGTTTGCCACGGTGCGCTACAAAGTCATGGACCGCGCAGAAAAAACGCCGCATCCCACAGGAAACATCATACACTGCGAGGTAACAGATGACATGGTCCGCTCACGCATCGACGTCACAGAACGCAGCACAATCAGAAGAACAAAATCTATCGAGGAGGAGGAAGTCCTCATCGTTGCCGGGCGCGGTGTAAAAAATGAAAAAGACCTCGGAATGCTCCGGGAACTGGCCTGCCTGCTCGGCGGACAGCTCTGCTTTACCCGTCCAATGGTAGAGGCGGGATACGGTGACAGCGCGCACCAGATCGGACTTTCCGGGCGGACCGTCAAACCGAAACTGATGATCACCTGCGGCGTGTCGGGAGCGATCCAGTTCACCTCCTGTATGAATGGTTCTGAATGTATCATTGCCATTAACAACGACCCCGAAGCACTGATCTTCAGCGTCGCCAGCTATTGTATCGTCGATGACCTGTACGAAGTCATCCCGTCACTGATCGCGCAGATTCGCGCAGGAAAGGAGTTCTGA
- a CDS encoding FAD-binding oxidoreductase — MPYPYHKITEEDMAHLIRTVSRDRVCIGDEIPKEYYHDEMPEYGWHQPDIYIEVLSKEEVSAVMAYAHEHNIPVTARGAGTGLAGGATCKYGGIMLSLMRMNHIENVDTQNLTITAESGALLTDVAEKAAEAGLFYPPDPGERTASIGGTVITNAGGMRAVRYGVTRDYVRCVEAVLPDGSIVEFSSNVAKNTTGYDIKDLIIGSEGTLCIVTKVTLRLIPAPNCTRTLVMTFSSIEPCIETVPKLLQTPYVPTAIEFLERELTDIVDRRLNKPFPVQEGSDFLIVMYDGSSTDEVDTACEMACEIAMDMDAIDVKICDSPERIGSVWSARAAILEGMKADSDAQEECDVVVPRARIADFVKAAQEIGRKYKIRVIVCGHAGDGNIHTEMLRNNLSDEEWKSNTLSCLKELYAKSKELGGQLSGEHGIGNGRLEFLEDFIGSRMYQLYQSVKLAFDDKLILNPGKIIEYK, encoded by the coding sequence ATGCCGTACCCCTATCACAAAATAACAGAAGAAGACATGGCTCATCTGATCCGAACGGTGTCACGCGACCGCGTCTGTATCGGAGATGAAATCCCCAAAGAATATTACCACGACGAGATGCCGGAATACGGCTGGCATCAGCCGGACATCTATATTGAGGTCCTCTCAAAGGAAGAGGTGTCCGCCGTCATGGCATACGCACATGAACACAACATTCCGGTAACCGCCAGAGGTGCCGGAACCGGTCTGGCGGGAGGTGCAACCTGCAAATACGGGGGCATCATGCTCTCGCTGATGCGCATGAACCACATTGAAAATGTAGATACACAGAACCTGACGATAACCGCCGAATCCGGCGCCCTGCTCACCGACGTTGCAGAAAAGGCTGCTGAGGCAGGTCTTTTCTACCCGCCGGACCCCGGAGAGCGCACAGCTTCCATCGGGGGAACCGTCATTACAAATGCCGGCGGCATGAGGGCTGTGCGTTACGGAGTCACCCGCGACTATGTGCGCTGTGTGGAGGCAGTCCTTCCGGACGGCTCCATTGTGGAGTTTTCGTCGAATGTCGCCAAGAACACAACCGGATATGACATCAAAGATTTAATAATAGGCTCCGAAGGGACACTGTGCATTGTGACAAAGGTAACGCTTCGCCTGATCCCCGCGCCAAACTGCACACGCACACTGGTCATGACATTTTCATCCATCGAACCGTGTATCGAAACCGTGCCAAAACTCCTGCAGACCCCCTATGTTCCCACCGCCATCGAATTTCTGGAGCGGGAACTGACGGATATCGTGGACAGGCGCCTGAACAAACCATTTCCTGTTCAGGAAGGTTCTGATTTTCTGATCGTCATGTACGACGGCTCTTCCACTGATGAAGTTGACACAGCCTGTGAGATGGCATGCGAGATAGCAATGGACATGGATGCCATCGACGTCAAGATCTGCGATTCACCGGAACGCATCGGTTCCGTATGGTCAGCCCGTGCCGCTATCCTTGAAGGCATGAAGGCCGACAGCGACGCACAGGAAGAGTGCGACGTCGTCGTACCGCGCGCACGCATCGCAGACTTCGTAAAGGCGGCACAGGAGATCGGCAGGAAATACAAGATCCGTGTCATCGTCTGCGGTCACGCCGGGGATGGAAACATTCACACCGAAATGCTGCGCAATAATCTGTCAGATGAGGAATGGAAGTCAAATACCCTGTCATGTCTGAAGGAACTGTACGCCAAAAGCAAAGAGCTAGGCGGACAGCTGTCTGGAGAACACGGGATCGGCAACGGACGCCTGGAATTTCTTGAAGATTTTATCGGCAGCCGGATGTATCAGCTGTACCAGTCTGTCAAACTGGCATTTGACGATAAACTGATCCTGAATCCGGGTAAGATCATCGAATACAAATAA